The Acipenser ruthenus chromosome 25, fAciRut3.2 maternal haplotype, whole genome shotgun sequence genome has a window encoding:
- the LOC117413914 gene encoding Fanconi anemia group D2 protein-like, with amino-acid sequence MKKRRSSTDNKDDTSKQKKSRIGGQKQKQKQPCVLEEDDSVFGQLLRAAGVSLRQGSMPNEIAVDQTVFQMRLCKGLRKHPRYPNIVQEFITGLESYMEDQEKFKNCLLPCALLSAEGESSAVNSYQESLIKLLLGIEMLQSPVINTLFEKLPEFMFEGAGEDGLNIPRIIINQFKWLDRVTDSKDLASKLMQLVAVAPVEIQRDIITSLPEILEDTQHNDIAKELNSLLQKNTQLTVPILDALSSLNLSSDLLAEVRQAVMATLSAVELEDLPVVVKFILHAISGAEAVEVVSDLRKKLELESCVLPPPLQASQSRAKSRGKGGSTQNSAASSSQDCVSLVLDAIKSAVRFQKAISEAWIKAIENIDSVAEHKVIDLLVLFILHTTNSNHSRRGAERLLRNKVRGGHIRESLLQAAFRGHTTVIRAYFPSIISLAQSLLRSPDPSVVTFGSQMYKHAFTSFDPYCQQEVVGSLVTHVCSGYAGEVDVSLEVLSELVTQSPADMALYAVFVKGILDYMDNLTPSQIRKLFYILSTLAFSRGTEGSHIQDDMHIVIRKQLSSTVSKYKRIGIIGAVMVVGSMGTRRSKPEGVSSEAVPLPKETYRQVTALLGLVRSCSECSPEAAALYYDELANLVQTGDLDPQVHEWIGMSVLEDFQEDFVVDLGPEIKGTFPLPAKTMYNLDEEESQGGIAINLLPLLAEDLQKGAQLSRPAQGDKRRVSPLCLGSFFRLLRLCQEEQNQGDLVEIDALLGCPLIVTDLDVVEKMDCLSKPEKEFLCTLLFHAINWIREVVNAFCRQQDPEMKSKVMIRLQNITYLQSVLERCLAATPAYAPPLANFDCETAEGAVPASAAPPAKKEKKGRAGQKRKVDKNSSGDSSQLEEGAEAEESQQEKESPEKEKEEGKAGVSLVFYRPYFRELDIDVLSVLQCGLLTRSLLDSEDHTKVSEVVQLGPSELVFLLEDLSRKLEFSLAASNAKRMPFLKVKADKNVGFSHLQQKSPSEIASCCIQLLPALCNHLENTHNFFQVLLLENNGVVDAPGVDMKEYQLMSTCYQLLLHILLTTFSWSGFSQHENRKLLKSALCILAGRLKEKENEVDLGMEELVRQSFGYLLNFHSTMPGCSPALSLTQLLIVVADQGPDSQYREKIASLSRGFLCQEWILPSGEREKGNKHNEMLQSLLSIYLEHTDDVLKAIEEIAGVGFPELISTTKDGCSRTFPTLTRQTFLVFYRVVMGVLEKSVRRIAAGKQMDSSEAQSEKLLTWNLAVRDFHILVNLVKVFDSRPVLGVCLRYGRLFVEAFLKLAMPLLDYSFKKHKEDVQSLLKTFQQSTRQLHYMCGHTKIRQDTGLTNHVPLLKKTLEQFVYRVKAMLILNNCQEAFWVGNLKNRNLKGEEILSQQTEDSEKGEDDEASQLPEEESEREDEDNEDKSDSEVRNGVQEEEVEEDEESTDDSD; translated from the exons ATGAAGAAGAGACGCTCCTCTACGGATAATAAAGATGACACCTCAA AACAGAAGAAGAGCCGCATTGGCgggcagaagcagaagcagaagcagcctTGTGTGCTGGAGGAGGATGACTCTGTGTTTGGTCAGCTGCTGCGGGCAGCGGGTGTGTCTCTGCGACAAGGCAGCATGCCCAATGAGATTG CCGTGGATCAAACTGTGTTCCAGATGAGGCTTTGCAAGGGTTTGCGCAAGCACCCACGCTACCCCAAC ATTGTTCAAGAGTTTATCACTGGCCTGGAGTCCTATATGGAAGACCAGGAGAAGTTTAAGAACTGCTTGCTTCCTTGTGCCCTACTTTCTGCTGAAGGAGAATCCAG TGCTGTGAATTCATACCAAGAGAGCCTCATCAAGCTTCTACTGGGGATCGAGATGCtacag tcaCCCGTCATAAACACCTTGTTCGAGAAGCTACCTGAGTTCATGTTTGAAGG TGCTGGAGAGGATGGGCTGAATATACCCCGGATTATAATCAATCAGTTCAAGTGGCTGGACAGAGTAACGGACAGCAAG GACCTGGCCAGTAAGCTGATGCAGCTGGTTGCCGTGGCGCCGGTAGAGATCCAGCGTGACATCATCACGAGCCTGCCCGAGATCCTGGAGGACACTCAGCACAACGACATCGCCAAGGAGCTCAA CTCCCTTCTTCAGAAGAACACACAGCTCACTGTCCCTATCCTGGATGCCCTCTCCAGTCTGAACCTGAGCTCTGACCTGTTGGCAGAG GTGCGGCAGGCCGTCATGGCGACTCTGTCTGCAGTGGAGCTGGAGGATTTGCCCGTGGTGGTGAAATTCATTCTGCACGCCATCTCGGGAGCGGAGGCTGTAGAG GTTGTCTCTGATCTGCGCAAGAAGTTGGAGCTGGAATCCTGTGTGTTACCCCCTCCGCTACAAGCATCTCAGAGCCGAGCGAAGAGCAGAGGGAAGGGCGG gTCTACCCAAAACTCTGCAGCCAGCAGCAGCCAGGACTGTGTGAGCCTTGTTTTGGACGCTATTAAGTCAGCAGTTCGCTTTCAGAAAGCTATCTCGGAAGCTTGGATAAAG gcaaTTGAGAATATTGATTCAGTGGCAGAACATaag GTCattgacctccttgtgctgttCATCCTGCACACGACCAACTCCAACCACAGCCGTCGCGGGGCGGAGAGGTTGCTGCGGAACAAGGTGCGGGGAGGACACATCCGGGAGTCCTTGCTTCAGGCTGCCTTCCGGGGCCACACGACG GTGATTAGAGCTTACTTCCCCTCCATCATTTCCCTGGCCCAGTCCCTCCTTCGTTCACCTGACCCCAGTGTGGTGACCTTTGGCAGCCAGATGTACAAACACGCCTTCACCTCCTTCGACCCCTACTGCCAGCAG GAGGTGGTGGGCTCCCTGGTGACTCACGTGTGCAGTGGCTATGCAGGGGAGGTGGACGTCTCTCTGGAGGTCCTCTCTGAGCTGGTGACACAGAGCCCAGCTGACATGGCCCTGTACGCTGTCTTCGTCAAG GGTATCCTGGATTACATGGACAACCTGACCCCATCACAGATCCGCAAGCTCTTCTACATCCTGAGCACACTGGCATTCAGCCGAGGCACTGAGGGCAGCCACATCCAG GATGACATGCACATTGTGATCCGGAAGCAGCTCTCCAGCACAGTGTCCAAATACAAGCGGATCGGGATCATCGGAGCTGTGATGGTGGTGGGCAGTATGGGCACACGGAG gagcaaGCCAGAAGGCGTCTCTTCAGAAGCCGTCCCCCTGCCCAAGGAAACCTACAGACAG GTGACAGCCCTGCTGGGGTTGGTTCGCTCCTGCAGTGAGTGCTCTCCAGAAGCAGCTGCCCTTTACTATGATGAGCTGGCCAACCTGGTGCAGACTGGAGACCTTGACCCACAGGTGCAC GAGTGGATCGGGATGAGTGTGCTGGAAGATTTCCAAGAGGACTTTGTTGTGgacctgggacctgaaataaaaGG CACCTTCCCTCTCCCAGCAAAAACAATGTATAACCTGGATGAAGAGGAGAGCCAAGGCGGAATCGCAATCAACCTCCTGCCTCTGCTTGCTGAGGACCTTCAGAAGGGGGCGCAGTTGAGTCGACCTGCTCAAGGGGACAAAAG GCGAGTTTCTCCGCTGTGCCTGGGGTCCTTCTTCCGTCTTCTGCGGCTGTGTCAGGAGGAGCAGAACCAGGGGGACCTGGTGGAGATCGACGCTCTGCTGG GCTGCCCTCTGATTGTCACTGACCTAGATGTGGTGGAGAAGATGGACTGTCTGTCTAAACCAGAGAAGGAGTTTCTCTGCACTCTGCTCTTCCATGCTATCAACTGGATCAGAGAG GTGGTGAACGCTTTCTGTAGACAGCAGGACCCTGAGATGAAAAGCAAGGTGATGATCCGGCTGCAGAACATCACCTATCTGCAGAGTGTTCTGGAAAGGTGTTTAGCAG CAACTCCGGCCTATGCTCCTCCTCTTGCTAATTTTGATTGTGAGACAGCTGAAGGTGCTGTTCCAGCCAGTGCCGCCCCCCCTgccaagaaagaaaagaaag GGCGCGCTGGACAGAAGCGCAAGGTGGATAAGAACTCCTCTGGTGACAGCTCTCAgctggaggagggagcagaaGCTGAAGAATCACAACAGGAGAAG GAATCCccagagaaggagaaggaggaggggaaGGCAGGAGTGAGCCTGGTCTTTTACCGGCCCTACTTCCGCGAGCTGGATATCGATGTTCTGAGTGTGCTGCAGTGCGGCCTGCTCACCAGGTCTCTCCTGGACAGTGAGGACCACACCAAG GTGTCAGAGGTGGTGCAGCTGGGCCCCTCGGAGCTGGTATTCCTGCTGGAGGACCTGTCCCGCAAGCTGGAGTTCAGCCTGGCAGCTTCCAATGCCAAGAGGATGCCTTTCCTCAAG GTGAAGGCTGATAAGAATGTGGGTTTTTCTCACCTGCAACAGAAGAGCCCATCTGAGATTGCCTCCTGCTGCATCCAGCTACTCCCTGCACTCTGCAACCACCTAGAGAACACACACAACTTCTTCCAG GTCCTGCTGTTGGAGAACAATGGGGTGGTGGATGCCCCAGGTGTGGATATGAAGGAGTACCAGCTCATGTCTACCTGCTAccagctgctgctccacatctTGCTCACCACCTTCTCCTG gaGTGGGTTTTCTCAGCATGAGAACCGCAAGCTGTTGAAATCGGCCCTGTGTATCTTGGCTGGGAGGCTGAAAGAGAAGGAGAATGAGGTGGACTTGGGGATGGAGGAACTTGTCAG GCAGAGTTTTGGATACCTGTTAAATTTCCACAGTACCATGCCTGGTTGCAGCCCAGCCCTCTCTCTCACCCAGCTCCTTATTGTCGTGGCTGACCAGGGTCCTGACAGCCAGTACAGAGAGAAGATAG CGTCTCTCTCCAGAGGGTTCCTGTGCCAGGAATGGATCCTGCCCAGCggggagagggagaaagggaaCAAGCACAACGAGATGCTGCAGAGCCTGCTGAG TATATACCTGGAGCACACAGATGATGTGCTGAAGGCGATCGAGGAGATCGCCGGAGTGGGCTTCCCTGAGCTCATCAGCACCACCAAGGATGGCTGCTCCAGAACCTTCCCCACTCTAACCAG GCAGACGTTCTTGGTTTTCTATCGTGTGGTGATGGGAGTGCTGGAGAAATCGGTGCGGAGAATTGCAGCTGGGAAGCAAATGGACTCAAGTGAG GCACAAAGTGAGAAGCTCCTGACCTGGAATCTGGCTGTGAGAGATTTCCACATCCTGGTCAATCTGGTGAAG GTATTTGACAGCAGGCCTGTACTTGGTGTCTGCTTGAGG TATGGGCGCCTTTTTGTTGAAGCTTTCCTGAAGTTGGCGATGCCACTGCTGGACTACAGCTTTAAGAAACACAAG GAAGATGTTCAGAGCTTGCTCAAGACTTTTCAGCAGAGCACCAGACAGCTTCATTACATGTGCGGCCACACCAAG ATACGTCAAGACACAGGACTGACGAATCACGTGCCCCTGCTGAAGAAGACTCTGGAGCAGTTTGTGTACCGAGTGAAGGCCATGCTCATCCTCAACAACTGCCAGGAGGCTTTCTGGGTGGGGAACCtcaaaaacaggaacctaaag GGTGAGGAGATCCTGTCCCAGCAGACCGAAGACAGCGAGAAGGGTGAGGATGATGAGGCTTCACAGCTCCCAGAGGAGGAGTCTGAGAGAGAG GACGAAGACAATGAGGATAAAAGTGACTCAGAGGTGAGGAATGGAGTCcaagaggaggaggtggaggaggatgAAGAGAGTACTGATGATTCAGATTAG
- the LOC117413900 gene encoding ER membrane protein complex subunit 3-like, translating to MAEPELLLDSNIRLWVILPIVFISFLVGVIRHYVSILLQSDKKLTLEQVSDSQVLIRSRILRENGKYIPKQSFLMRKFFFNNQDDGFFKKTKRKVIPPSPMTDPSMLTDMIKGNVTNVLPMLLIGGWINWTFSGFVTTKVPFPLTLRFKPMLQQGIELLTLDASWVSSASWYFLNVFGLRSMYSLILGQDNGADQSRIMQEQMSGAAMAMPADTNKAFKAEWEALELTDHQWALEGLEEELMSKDLDLDNMFSSELPTGIF from the exons ATGGCTGAGCCCGAGCTGCTTCTGGATTCCAACATCCGCCTCTGGGTTATCCTGCCCATCGTCTTCATCAGCTTCTTAGTAGGAGTGATCAGACACTATGTCTCCATTTTGCTACAGAGCGACAAGAAGCTCACCCTGGAGCAGGTGTCAGACAG TCAGGTTTTAATCAGAAGTCGAATTCTGAGAGAAAATGGAAAATACATCCCTAAACAG TCCTTCCTGATGAGGAAGTTTTTCTTTAATAACCAGGATGATGgattttttaagaaaacaaagagaaaggTGATCCCTCCTTCCCCCATGACAG ATCCCAGCATGCTGACAGACATGATAAAGGGGAACGTGACCAATGTTCTTCCCATGCTCCTCATCGGAGGCTGGATCAACTGGACTTTCTCTGGATTTGTTACCA CCAAGGTGCCCTTCCCACTCACCCTCCGGTTCAAGCCGATGCTGCAGCAGGGGATTGAGCTGCTGACACTGGACGCCTCCTG GGTGAGCTCGGCCTCCTGGTATTTCCTGAATGTGTTTGGCCTTCGCAGCATGTACTCCCTCATCCTGGGACAAGACAACG GCGCGGACCAGTCCCGGATTATGCAGGAACAGATGAGTGGAGCTGCGATGGCGATGCCTGCAGATACCAACAAGGCTTTTAAG GCGGAGTGGGAGGCACTGGAGCTGACTGACCACCAGTGGGCGCTGGAGGGTTTGGAGGAAGAGCTGATGAGCAAAGATCTGGATCTAGACAACATGTTTAGCAGCGAACTGCCCACCGGCATCTTCTGA